DNA sequence from the Halorussus sp. MSC15.2 genome:
CCGAGACGTTCGGCGTGCAGTCGCTCCAGACGCTGGCCGAGGAGTGGGGTCTCGAAACGACCTACGTCGATGCGCCGACCGGGTTGTGACGGCGCGATGAACCTCGATGCGCTCCGTTCGACTCGTCGAGGACGGTGGATGCGGGCGGCGCTGACGGTGGCGCTGCTCGGACTGGCCGCCGCCGTCGCGCTCACGCAGGGCGGCGTCTTACCCGCCTCGCTGGGGGTCGTCCTCGGCCTGTTCGCCTCGGTCGCGCTGTACCGCTATTTGGCCCGGAATCGCGGCGAGTAGCAGTGTCCGAACTGCGCGATACGTGCCCGAACTGAGCGGCGTTCAGGCGCTGTGCCGTTCGAGGAACCGCCGAACCGGCGCGACGAGGTCCGGACCGACCTCCTCGGGGACGAAGTGGCCGACCCGGTCGTAAACGACCCGTGAGGCGTCCGGGAACAGCGCCTCCCACCGCCGGAGAAGCGGTCCCTGAATCGGGTCGCGCGCCCCCCAGAGGAGCAACGCCGGGGTTCCGGTGAGAGCCGACCGGCGGTCCCAGAGGTCGGCGAGCCAGTCGCCCGACGCGAGGAGTTCCCGGAGGAACGTCCACGACCCGACGCGGTCCGCGGGCGACCCCAGCGGCGCGGTGTACTGGCGGTACGCCGTCTCGTCCACGCCGAGACCCGCGATGTGGGGGAGACCGACTGCCGCCCGGGCGAAAGCGTTGTGCCTGAGTACGAGGTGTTTCCCACGGGATTGGCGGCGGTCCGTCCGATAATCCGTGGGAGCAGGCGCTCGCGCGGCCACATCCACGTGTTCATCAGCACTATCTCCGAGACCGCGTCCGGGTTGCGCGTGGCGTAGTCGAGTCCGAGCGGGCCGCCCCAGTCGTGACCGACGACGACCGCGTCTTGCAGGTCCAGCGCGTCGAACAGGCGTTCGACGACCCGGGCGTGGTCGGCCGGGCGGTACGAGAACGACGACGGCGATGGCTTCTCCGAGAGACCGAATCCGAGCAGGTCGGGCACGACGCACCGGTACTCGTCGGAGAGACCGCCGAGGAGGTGGCGATAGAGGAACGACCACGTCGGGTTACCGTGGAGCATCACCACCGGGCGACCCTCCCCCTCGTCGGCGTAGTGGACCCGACCCTCCGGGAGGTCGAGCCAGTTCGCGTCGAACGGATACCGAGTTCGGTCGAGCCAGTCCGGACGGCGGTGTCGGTCGGTCTCGGTCGGCGAGTCGCTCATGCTCTCGCCCATGACGCGGCGAAACAACTCTCTTATCGCTCCGCTCCGACTATCGTCGGCGCTGGTCGCTCGAACTGCTCGACTCCGAACCGGGACGATGTCGGGGAACGACCACGACCCACCCGCAAAGGGATAATATTAAAAGCCCCCCGTTCAACTTGAAATACGTGTCCGCCGGGTTTCAACGACCCGCGAAGGTCGCCGAAGCTACGGTCACGCGACGGTTCTCGGCGGAGACGGGCCGCGGCCAACCGGCCCCGACAGCCGACCCTCGGGTACGGCTAATTGAACCGCCGCTGGCGCTCGACCACCGTCACGCGGGCCCCCGCGGTAGTTGGCATTACAGTTTTTAGCGTACAACCGTGTAAGCTTACACGTGTATACCATCCGACGGGTATCAGACTGCGATTATCAGCGTTGATACGAACACCTACGCTTATTTTTCTACGATTCATATTCGTTTTCGAGAACAACCAAGATGGGACACACATGGCCATTTCTGGGAAAGATACGACGCAGCTACGCACTTAAACTCGCTATCGCACTGGTATCAATCGTCGCAGTTACTGTCGCAGTCGGCGCGCTGGTACAGGCCCAGACCGCCGACGAGGTTCGGGCCGACGTGCAGGAGGAGTTGACGACCCTCTCGAACTCGCGGGCCGACAACCTCGACACTTGGCTGTCGAGCGTGAAGGTACAGACGAAACTGACTTCTCGTGACGCCGCGTTACGGAGCGGCGACACCGACCGCATCCGGGGGCATCTGAAGGGGATGGTCGCCGACGGGAACGTCCCCGATGGCGTCGTCGCTGTCCACTACTACGACGCCGCCGAGGGAACCATCGTGACCAGTTCGAACGACGCAATGGCCGGGGTCAGTCCGGCCGAGCAGGGCGCGCCGTTCGCCGCCGACCCGCCGACGTTCGACGGCCGGAACGACGTGTACGTCTCTAAACCGTTTCGAGTGCCGGTCGTCGATTTCCCGGTCGTCGCGGTGATGTCGCCGGTTCCCAATCAGTCGGACAAACGAGTTATCTACATGATAAACATCGAGAACCGGACCAAATCGCTGACCGGCGGCGTCGAAGGCGGTTACACGGTCGTTCTCAACTCGACCGGCCACTACCTCGCTCACCCCAACGAGAGCAAACTGCTGTCGAGTCACCACGGCGGGGCGGACAACCCCGCGGTGCGGGCCGGTCGCGCCGGGAAGTCCGGATTCACCCGGATGGACGGCGGCATGCTGATGGGGTACTCCCCGATGGAGTCGTCCGACTGGGTGGTCGTCGTCCACGCGCCGGCGAGCGAGGCGTACGCCCTGAGCGACTCGGTCACTTCGAACATCATCGGTCTCATCCTGCTGGCGGTCGTGAGCCTCGCGCTCGTCGGGGTCACCATCGGCAGTAACACCGTCATCGCGCTCCGGCAACTCTCCAGCAAAGCAGACGCGATGGCCGGTGGTGACTTGCAGGTGGACTTGGAGACCAAGCGGCGCGACGAGTTCGGGTCGCTGTACGACTCGTTCGCTCGGATGCGCGACTCGCTACACGAGCAGATACGCGAGGCCGAAACCGCGCGCGACGAGGCCGAAGAGGCCCGAGAGAGCGCCGAGGAGGCCCGCCGAGAGGCCGAGAGTCGCCGCGAGGAGGCCGAGGCGCTGTCGGGGCACCTCGAAACCAAGGCCAACCACTACGAGAACGTGATGGACGCGGCCGCAGACGGCGACCTCAGCGTTCGGGTCGACACCGAGAGCCGGAGCGACGCGATGGTCGCCATCGGTTCCTCGCTCAACGACATGCTGGACGACATCGAGCGGACCGTGGCGAACGTCAAGCGGTTCGCCTCCCACGTCTCGAACGCGGTCGTGGACGTGGAGAGCAGCGCCGAGGAGGTGATGGCGACCGGCGAGGAGGTCAGCGACTCGGTGGGTGAAATCTCCGAGGGTGCGGCCCACCAGACCGAGCAACTCGGCGACGTCGCCAGCGAGATGAACACCCTGTCGGCCAGCGCCCAGCAGGTCGCCGCGACCGTGGACGACGTGGCCGCCACCTCCGAGCAGGCCGCGGCCGCCGGCGAACTCGGCAAGGGGGCCGCCGAGGAGGCGCTCTCGGAGATGGACGCGGTCGAGGCCGCGACCGAGCGGACCGCCGCCGAAATCGAGGAACTCGACGCCGAGATGGAGGCCATCGGCGACATCGTGGAGGTCATCACCGAAATCGCCGAGCAGACCAACATGCTCGCGCTCAACGCCTCCATCGAGGCCGCGCGGACCGACGCCGAAGGCGACGGGTTCGCCGTGGTCGCCGACGAGGTGAAGAACCTCGCGGAGGAGACCAAGGAGTCGGCGGCCGAAATCGAGGGCCGCATCGAACGCGTCCAAGAGAAGACCGCCCAGTCCGTGGAGGGGATGACCGAGACCAGCGAGCGCATCAGCGCCGGGGTCGAGACGGTCGAAGGTGCCATCGACGCGCTGGAGGAGATAGCGGAGTACGTCGAGGAGACCGACAGTCGGATTCAGGAGATTCAGTCGGCGACCGAGAATCAGGCCGAGTCCTCGAGCGCGGTCGTCCAGATGGTGGACGAGGTGGCGTCGATTAGCGAGGAGACGACGAGTCAGGCCGAGTCCGTCTCGGAGGCCGCCGAGGCCCAGACAGAGACGCTGGCGGACGTTCGCGACGACGCCGACGACCTCGCGGAGCGAGCGGCCGAACTCTCGCAGTTGCTCGACGACTTCCGGGTCACGCGCGGGGCCGGGCCGATGGACGACACCGACTTCCAGACCGCGGAGGTGAACGACTGATGATAGAACTCATCGACGTCTGGTTCCTGCTCGGCACGCTCGGCATGACTGTCGGAACCGTCTACCCGCTGTGGCGTCTCGCCACCGAGCGCCGGTACGGGTCTCACTACGCAGTACTGGCTGCCGTGACGGGATTCGCGGCCGTGGCGTACCTCGCGATGGCACTCGGGATGGGGAAGGTACAGGCCAACGGCAGTGCGCTGTACCTCCCGCGGTATCTCGACTGGCTGGTGACGACGCCGCTGTTGGTGCTGTACCTCGGAATGCTGTGTCGGCCCGAGCGCAAGGTCTACGCCGCGCTGGTCGGCGTGGACGTTCTCGTCATCGGGTCGGGCGTGGTCGCGGGCCTGCTCGCGGCACCGTACAACTACGTCGCGTATCTCGTCGGCTGTGTGGCCTACGTGGGTCTGCTCTACCTGCTGCTCAGCGTGCTTCCCCGGCAGGCGACCCTGCACGGGGACCGCGTTGACGCGGTGTTCACGAAGCTACGGAACCTGACCGTGGTGTTGTGGACGCTCTACCCCGTCGTGTGGATTCTCGGCCCGCTCGGGGTCGGCCTGCTCCAGACGGGGACCGAAGTGATGGTCGTCACGTACCTCGACCTCATCAGTAAGGTCGGGTTCGTGTTCATGGCCGTCAACGGGTCGGACGCGCTCGACCAACTCCGGACGGGGGCGGCGCTGGCCGACCCCGCGGACGCGGGCGACGAGCGCGCTCCGGCGGCGGACTGACGGACGCCGTTCGAGTGCGGTCCCTTTCTCGCTGCTTCCGTAATCGCGGCGTTCAAGCGTCTGGACCGACCAGCACTCCACATGACCGACGACCACGACGGCCACGAAGACGGCCACCGCGAAGCGTTCCACCACGACCCCATCGGCCACGCCGAGGTCCGGGCGGGCATGACCGTCGGCGAGTTGGCCGAATCGTACGGCGACGCCGGTATCGGTGCGGCCGACATCCACGAGGCGGTGGACATCTACGCCGAGATGCTGGGCGACGACGACGTGACCAACTTCTTCGGTCTCGCGGGCGCGATGGTGCCGACCGGGATGCGCCGCATCGTCGCCGAACTCATCCGCGACGGTCACATCGACGCGCTGGTGACGACCGGCGCGAACCTGACCCACGACGCCATCGAGGCCATCGGCGGCAAGCACCACCACGGGCAGGTTCACGCCGAGGACAAGACCGAGCGCGAGCACGACGAGCAACTGCGCGACGAGGAGGTGGACCGGATTTACAACGTCTACCTCCCGCAGGAACACTTCGCGCTGTTCGAGAACCATCTGCGCTCGGCAGTCTTCCCCGAACTGGAGGACGAGGACGGCGGTGCGGTCAGCATCCAGCGACTGACGGCGGAACTGGGCCGAGCGAACAGCGAGGTCAACGAGAGCGAGAGTGTCGAGGAGGACGCGGGGGTCGCGGCCGCGGCCTACGAGAACGACGTGCCGATTTACTGCCCGGCGATTCAGGACTCGGTGCTGGGCTTGCAGGCGTGGATGTACTCCCAGACCGCCGACTTCACGCTCGACGCGCTGGCCGACATGACGACCATCACCGACCAGGCCTTCGAAGCCGAGAAAGCGGGTGCGATGGTGGTCGGCGGGGGCGTGCCCAAGAACTACGTCCTCCAGACCATGCTGGTCTCGCCGGAGGCCTACGACTACGCGGTCCAGTTGACGATGGACCCGCCCCAGACCGGCGGTCTCTCGGGCGCGACGCTGGACGAGGCCCGGTCGTGGGGCAAACTGGAGAAGGCCGCGCGCAACGCCTCGGTCTACGCCGACGCGACGATTACGCTCCCCCTCGTGGTCGCGGCGGCCCGCGAGCGAATCGAAGACGCGGAGTGAGCGGACCGTCGCTGTTGGCGGCCAGTACTCAGTCCCGCTCGTCGTCCCCGCCGGGGAGTCGACGGACCGCCTTCTCCCAGCGGTCTCGGGCCGCCTGCCCGGGGTCCGCAAACGGGTCGTACGTGATGTCTTCGGCCGTACCGAGACTAGTCCGCCCGTCGCTGTCCGTCGTCGTCCGCCATAGACCGAACGCGGTCACGGCCGCTAACAACCCGAACAAGGACGCTAACAGGACACTGGCGGAACTATCGAGGGGGAGTACCACGAAGAGCAAGACCAGCAGAAGCGCGGCTAATTGAAACGCGTAGAGGAGGAGACGGAACCAGCCACCGGAGAACTCGATAGTCCGACCCATCTTTCTTTCTGACAGTGGAGTTCCAGACGAATAATCTTTTACGAGCGCGATTCAGCGAGTCGTCCGACACGGTGGCGGCGCAGTCGAGAAGGCCGGACACCGGCGCTCCGGGGAGATTCGACGTCCGGACGCACGCTCGGTTCAAACGGATAAATAGCATCGCAGCGCGCGAGCGGGGACGGCTCAAATCGGGTCGTCGGGGTCGCGCTCCGCGGCGACCCGCGATGCCTCGGCCGCGTACTGCTCGCACTCCTCGGGGTCGTCCACGGTACCGAGGTTGTCCGCCGACACGTCGAGCGCCGCGGTGGTGTCGCGCTCGTCGGTGAAACTGGTGAGCGCCCGCTCCTTGCGGAAGTACCGCTTCCCGTCGGGGGTCGCGTAGACGAGGATGACGAGGTTCTGCTCGTCGTCGGAGTACGTGCGCTCGACCAGCCATACCCGGACCTCCTCGCCGGTCTCGTCGTCCGCGTCGGCGTCTGTTGCCATGACCGACTAGTCGGCGGACGCGAAGTTAGTCGTTCGGGACACTCTTGAGGGAGGCGTTCGTCGGAGTCGCCAAGGAGAGACACGACGTGTCCGAGTCGCGCCGACTCTCGCCCGACGACGACCCCGAGCAGTCCCCGACGGTCCGGGCGCTGGCCCACGCAGAGACCCACGAGGAGTTGATTCTGGGGTCGCGGGCCTACTGCCGGGAGGCGGCCCGCGAGTACGACTTCGACGTCGAGTTCTCGCGGGTCGAGTGGGAGGTCTCGACCCGCGCGAAGCGCCGGGCCGCCGCGGTCAAGCGCCCCAAGATTCCCGACGCAGAGGTGGGCGACCCGATAGACTGGCGCGCGGCGGCCGACCGCGTGGGGTCATCGCCCGAGGACCTCCGGACCTGCACGCTCTCGCTGACGTGGGCCGCGTTCGAGTCGTTCGACGTGGGCGAGTGGACCACGACGCTCCGCCACGAACTGATTCACGTCGAGCAGTTCCAGCGCTACGGAACGACCGACCACGGCTCGGCGTTCGAGACCCGGGCCGAGTCGGTGGACGCGTCGGTCAGGTGCCCACCGTTCGCCGACCCGAAGTACGTCCTGACCTGCGCCGACTGCGGCGCGGTGGTCGGACGCCGCTACCGCGAATGTAAACTGGTCCGCCAACACGACCAGTACCGGTCGTCGTGCTGCGGCGCGTCGGTGGCGTGTTCGGGACCGGACGGGGAGTGACCCGAATGCGAGGCGAACTGGACGGGGAGTGACCCGGTCGCCGTCCGGCGACGGCGGTCGGTCGGAATCGCTCATAGCGTCAGTACTCCGCCCGGAGGCGACGCCAGTCGAGTTTCAGGTAGTGGTACAAGGTCCCCGTCAGCCCGGACCGCGCGATTCGACGCCCGGAGGTCGCCACCAGCACATCCGGGTGGTAGCCGGTCGGCCACTCGCGGCCCAACTCCCGACTGAACGCGGTGTCCTCGTTGGGCACGTCCGGGAAGCCGCCGGTCTCGAAGTAGGCGTCCCTGCGCACGAAGCAGTTGAACCCCGGCAGGACCGGCCGGTCGAGTCGCGGGAACGCGTGGTTGATGGTCGCCTCCATCGCCTTGGCCCGCGCCGGGCCGACCAGCCGACAGCGCGAGGACGCCGCCGCCAGCCCCTCGCGTCGCGCGAATCCGAGCATCGAATCGAGGTACTCCGGACGGACCACCGTGTCGGCGTCCACGAAGGCTATCCAGTCGCCGTCGGCCCGCTCCGCGCCGCGGTGGCGCGCGTCGCCGATGCCGGGTGCGAAGCCAGTCCCCCCGTCGGCGGCGGCCTGTGGCTGGTGAACTACCGCGGCGTCGTATCGCCGGGCGACTGCTGGGGTGGCGTCGTCGCTGTCGCCGTCCACGACGATGGTCTCGTACTCGCGGTCGGTCCGCTGGTCCCGGACGCTCGCCAGCGTCGCGGGCAGCGACGCCTGTTCGTCCTTCGCGGGGACGACGAAGCTCACTGTGGGGTCTGTCATGGTTGACGGGTCGGGCGAGCGCCGTGATACCGGCCGGGGAGTTCACCCGCGAGGAGTAAGGGTCTTTTCGCCGGAGCGGATAGGTCCAAACGGCCGATGACGAGGCGCTTGCTCCGAACTGGTCTCGGCAACCAGTCGTGACGAGCCCTATGAGTGCCGAGGCCTTT
Encoded proteins:
- a CDS encoding methyl-accepting chemotaxis protein, whose translation is MGHTWPFLGKIRRSYALKLAIALVSIVAVTVAVGALVQAQTADEVRADVQEELTTLSNSRADNLDTWLSSVKVQTKLTSRDAALRSGDTDRIRGHLKGMVADGNVPDGVVAVHYYDAAEGTIVTSSNDAMAGVSPAEQGAPFAADPPTFDGRNDVYVSKPFRVPVVDFPVVAVMSPVPNQSDKRVIYMINIENRTKSLTGGVEGGYTVVLNSTGHYLAHPNESKLLSSHHGGADNPAVRAGRAGKSGFTRMDGGMLMGYSPMESSDWVVVVHAPASEAYALSDSVTSNIIGLILLAVVSLALVGVTIGSNTVIALRQLSSKADAMAGGDLQVDLETKRRDEFGSLYDSFARMRDSLHEQIREAETARDEAEEARESAEEARREAESRREEAEALSGHLETKANHYENVMDAAADGDLSVRVDTESRSDAMVAIGSSLNDMLDDIERTVANVKRFASHVSNAVVDVESSAEEVMATGEEVSDSVGEISEGAAHQTEQLGDVASEMNTLSASAQQVAATVDDVAATSEQAAAAGELGKGAAEEALSEMDAVEAATERTAAEIEELDAEMEAIGDIVEVITEIAEQTNMLALNASIEAARTDAEGDGFAVVADEVKNLAEETKESAAEIEGRIERVQEKTAQSVEGMTETSERISAGVETVEGAIDALEEIAEYVEETDSRIQEIQSATENQAESSSAVVQMVDEVASISEETTSQAESVSEAAEAQTETLADVRDDADDLAERAAELSQLLDDFRVTRGAGPMDDTDFQTAEVND
- a CDS encoding glycosyltransferase family 2 protein; translation: MTDPTVSFVVPAKDEQASLPATLASVRDQRTDREYETIVVDGDSDDATPAVARRYDAAVVHQPQAAADGGTGFAPGIGDARHRGAERADGDWIAFVDADTVVRPEYLDSMLGFARREGLAAASSRCRLVGPARAKAMEATINHAFPRLDRPVLPGFNCFVRRDAYFETGGFPDVPNEDTAFSRELGREWPTGYHPDVLVATSGRRIARSGLTGTLYHYLKLDWRRLRAEY
- a CDS encoding SprT-like domain-containing protein, with protein sequence MAHAETHEELILGSRAYCREAAREYDFDVEFSRVEWEVSTRAKRRAAAVKRPKIPDAEVGDPIDWRAAADRVGSSPEDLRTCTLSLTWAAFESFDVGEWTTTLRHELIHVEQFQRYGTTDHGSAFETRAESVDASVRCPPFADPKYVLTCADCGAVVGRRYRECKLVRQHDQYRSSCCGASVACSGPDGE
- a CDS encoding bacteriorhodopsin is translated as MIELIDVWFLLGTLGMTVGTVYPLWRLATERRYGSHYAVLAAVTGFAAVAYLAMALGMGKVQANGSALYLPRYLDWLVTTPLLVLYLGMLCRPERKVYAALVGVDVLVIGSGVVAGLLAAPYNYVAYLVGCVAYVGLLYLLLSVLPRQATLHGDRVDAVFTKLRNLTVVLWTLYPVVWILGPLGVGLLQTGTEVMVVTYLDLISKVGFVFMAVNGSDALDQLRTGAALADPADAGDERAPAAD
- a CDS encoding alpha/beta fold hydrolase; its protein translation is MGESMSDSPTETDRHRRPDWLDRTRYPFDANWLDLPEGRVHYADEGEGRPVVMLHGNPTWSFLYRHLLGGLSDEYRCVVPDLLGFGLSEKPSPSSFSYRPADHARVVERLFDALDLQDAVVVGHDWGGPLGLDYATRNPDAVSEIVLMNTWMWPRERLLPRIIGRTAANPVGNTSYSGTTLSPGRQSVSPTSRVSAWTRRRTASTPRRWGRPRTASGRGRSSGNSSRRATGSPTSGTAGRLSPEPRRCSSGGRATRFRDRFSGGGRRCSRTPHGSFTTGSATSSPRRSVRTSSRRFGGSSNGTAPERRSVRARIAQFGHCYSPRFRAK
- a CDS encoding deoxyhypusine synthase — encoded protein: MTDDHDGHEDGHREAFHHDPIGHAEVRAGMTVGELAESYGDAGIGAADIHEAVDIYAEMLGDDDVTNFFGLAGAMVPTGMRRIVAELIRDGHIDALVTTGANLTHDAIEAIGGKHHHGQVHAEDKTEREHDEQLRDEEVDRIYNVYLPQEHFALFENHLRSAVFPELEDEDGGAVSIQRLTAELGRANSEVNESESVEEDAGVAAAAYENDVPIYCPAIQDSVLGLQAWMYSQTADFTLDALADMTTITDQAFEAEKAGAMVVGGGVPKNYVLQTMLVSPEAYDYAVQLTMDPPQTGGLSGATLDEARSWGKLEKAARNASVYADATITLPLVVAAARERIEDAE